The Amycolatopsis sp. DG1A-15b genome window below encodes:
- a CDS encoding helix-turn-helix domain-containing protein, which produces MSGAAVRIGLGTRFVHDGLVVEIVEMVRAAGGNEVVLQSITSPGHLLRVSLRELLTSERLRLVSDSSGPDASDPEDLAAVVLAQLTKSERDAVRVRAAHVHEVLTGFRAGASELAEPSEPRPEYAQQVPLSARYAAKATELGVTARTVQRWVRDFRERGEAGLAPRARAAVRGHGQKVDQRWTDIALEVMVEHTEESTPSRTMVIDRTNARVVARFGEGVVKVPSRATAFRVLEGLERRHPTFRLSAKRNRDIADRPDGVYGKLRPTRPGEYVLMDSTRLDVFALDPVTLRWINCELTVAMDWYTRCVTGIRLTPVSTKAVDVASVLFQVFRPRPAGADWLHYAVWPEHGIPRTILLDVDAVARPEVRRPGASGPAMVPETIVVDHGKVFVSEHLTSVCARMGISIQPARLRTGRDKGPVERFFRTVREDLLQALPGYKGPDVHARGINPASNAFFFLDELEAIIREWVAVVYHHRPHDGLLDPHLPALRMSPAMMFGHGLARAGFIEAPRDPDLALEFLRTEWRTIQHYGVEIDGRRHNGPALDAYRGRTSPYSGVARGRWPFQVDPDDISRVYFRDPRTRGWHTLLWEHAPALEMPFSEDALAYARKLAASRYTYPDDKIAVADLLERWNAGLGRSLPERRIALRLAREQAALDLPAAEPSVSALPSVACVLHATDKDGVDDQVGPEIGDDDGEDMDTGDFYADALEDV; this is translated from the coding sequence ATGAGCGGAGCTGCGGTCCGGATCGGGCTGGGTACCCGCTTCGTGCACGACGGCCTGGTCGTCGAGATCGTGGAGATGGTTCGCGCAGCGGGCGGTAACGAGGTGGTGCTCCAGAGCATCACCTCGCCTGGGCACCTGCTGCGGGTGTCGTTGCGCGAGTTGCTGACCTCGGAGCGCCTTCGGTTGGTATCTGACTCATCAGGTCCGGACGCGAGTGATCCGGAAGACCTCGCGGCCGTCGTGCTCGCGCAGCTGACCAAGTCGGAGCGCGACGCAGTCCGTGTCCGTGCTGCGCACGTCCACGAAGTCCTGACCGGCTTCCGGGCCGGCGCCTCAGAACTTGCGGAGCCGAGCGAGCCGCGGCCCGAGTACGCACAGCAGGTGCCCCTGTCCGCTCGGTACGCCGCCAAGGCCACCGAGTTGGGCGTCACCGCCCGCACGGTGCAGCGGTGGGTTCGCGACTTCCGCGAACGCGGCGAGGCCGGCCTGGCACCTCGTGCCCGCGCCGCTGTGCGTGGCCATGGTCAGAAGGTGGATCAGCGCTGGACGGACATCGCGCTCGAGGTAATGGTGGAGCACACCGAGGAGTCGACGCCGTCGCGAACGATGGTGATCGACCGGACGAACGCCCGTGTGGTCGCGAGGTTCGGTGAGGGCGTGGTGAAGGTGCCGAGCCGGGCGACGGCGTTCCGGGTGCTGGAGGGGTTGGAGCGGCGGCATCCGACGTTCCGGTTGAGCGCCAAGCGGAACCGCGACATCGCGGACCGGCCAGACGGGGTGTACGGGAAGCTGCGGCCGACGCGGCCGGGTGAGTACGTGCTGATGGACTCGACGCGGCTGGACGTGTTCGCGCTGGACCCGGTGACGTTGCGGTGGATCAACTGCGAGCTCACGGTGGCGATGGACTGGTACACCCGCTGCGTCACCGGGATCCGGCTCACGCCGGTCTCGACGAAGGCCGTCGACGTCGCCTCCGTGCTGTTCCAGGTGTTCCGGCCCCGCCCGGCCGGCGCGGATTGGCTGCACTATGCGGTGTGGCCCGAGCACGGCATCCCGCGCACCATACTGCTCGACGTCGACGCCGTCGCGCGGCCCGAGGTTCGGCGGCCGGGTGCCTCGGGGCCAGCGATGGTGCCGGAGACGATCGTGGTGGATCACGGCAAGGTGTTCGTCTCCGAGCACCTGACCAGCGTGTGCGCGCGGATGGGGATCTCGATCCAGCCCGCGCGGCTGCGTACCGGGCGGGACAAGGGCCCGGTGGAGCGGTTCTTCCGCACCGTGCGGGAGGATCTGCTGCAGGCGCTGCCCGGCTACAAGGGCCCGGATGTGCACGCGCGCGGGATCAACCCGGCGAGCAACGCGTTCTTCTTCCTCGACGAGCTGGAAGCGATTATCCGCGAGTGGGTCGCGGTGGTCTATCACCATCGGCCGCACGACGGGCTGCTCGATCCGCACCTGCCTGCGCTGCGGATGTCGCCGGCGATGATGTTCGGGCACGGTCTCGCCCGTGCCGGGTTCATCGAGGCACCGCGGGATCCGGACCTGGCGCTGGAGTTCCTGCGCACCGAGTGGCGCACGATCCAGCACTACGGTGTGGAGATCGATGGCCGCCGGCACAACGGCCCGGCGCTCGACGCCTACCGCGGCCGCACGAGCCCGTACAGCGGTGTCGCTCGCGGGCGGTGGCCGTTCCAGGTCGACCCGGACGACATCAGCCGCGTCTACTTCCGCGACCCGCGCACCCGCGGTTGGCACACCCTGTTGTGGGAGCACGCCCCGGCGCTGGAGATGCCGTTCAGCGAGGACGCGCTGGCGTATGCCCGCAAGCTCGCGGCGTCGCGCTACACCTATCCCGACGACAAGATCGCCGTAGCCGACCTGCTGGAGCGCTGGAACGCCGGGCTGGGCCGGAGCCTGCCCGAACGACGGATCGCGTTGCGGCTCGCCCGCGAGCAGGCCGCGCTCGACCTGCCGGCGGCCGAGCCTTCGGTCTCGGCGCTGCCCTCGGTCGCCTGCGTGCTCCACGCCACTGACAAAGACGGCGTCGACGACCAGGTCGGCCCGGAGATCGGCGACGACGACGGCGAGGACATGGACACCGGAGACTTCTACGCTGACGCGCTGGAGGACGTGTGA
- a CDS encoding TniB family NTP-binding protein translates to MTGLDNLTLARKEGWRRFVEAPARIQPETLSREQIRRLDDRSRADYDRRRREWHANLGPLRTPQLAELHEDLWDIVDSNAHDGDKAKGAVAIDAFPGLGKTTSVLAFAKQFHLREVAEHGPRTLDGHERWPVCRVGLTGNTGLKDFNRAMLEFFAHPGTGRGTASQYATRALDCMISCHVRMLIVDDLHFLRWRASTGVEISNHFKYIANEYPVTLVFAGVGLAQRGLLDEVDAVGDPVLAQSGRRTTRLGMQPFLIDTAEHRRQWRAVLLAIEQRLVLAEARPGMLADDLSDYLFARSTGHIGSLMTLINRGCQRAARTGAERLDQTVLDGVKNDAAAENARRELDAALTARRITSHNTSTTTRSPAAATAS, encoded by the coding sequence ATGACCGGGCTCGACAACCTCACCCTCGCGCGCAAGGAGGGCTGGCGGCGGTTCGTCGAGGCACCAGCCCGCATCCAGCCGGAGACGTTGTCGCGCGAGCAGATTCGCCGGCTGGACGACCGCTCGCGCGCGGACTACGACCGGCGTCGCCGGGAATGGCACGCGAACCTGGGCCCGCTGCGTACACCGCAGCTGGCCGAGCTACATGAGGACCTGTGGGACATCGTGGACAGCAACGCCCACGACGGGGACAAGGCCAAGGGCGCGGTCGCGATCGACGCGTTCCCCGGCCTGGGCAAGACCACCTCGGTGCTGGCCTTCGCCAAGCAGTTTCACCTGCGTGAGGTCGCCGAGCACGGCCCCCGCACACTGGACGGGCATGAGCGGTGGCCGGTGTGCCGGGTCGGGCTGACCGGCAACACCGGGTTGAAGGACTTTAACCGGGCGATGCTGGAGTTCTTCGCCCATCCCGGAACGGGCCGGGGCACCGCGAGCCAGTACGCCACCCGCGCCCTGGACTGCATGATCAGCTGCCACGTCCGGATGCTGATCGTCGACGACCTGCACTTCCTGCGATGGCGCGCCAGCACCGGAGTGGAGATCAGCAACCACTTCAAGTACATCGCCAACGAGTACCCGGTCACCCTGGTGTTCGCCGGCGTCGGACTGGCCCAGCGCGGCCTGCTCGACGAGGTCGACGCGGTCGGCGACCCGGTGCTTGCGCAGTCCGGGCGCCGCACCACCCGGCTGGGAATGCAGCCGTTCCTGATCGACACCGCCGAGCACCGGCGGCAGTGGCGCGCGGTGCTGCTGGCGATCGAGCAGCGCCTGGTGCTCGCCGAGGCACGGCCGGGCATGCTCGCCGACGACCTGTCGGACTACCTGTTTGCGCGGTCGACCGGGCACATCGGGTCATTGATGACGCTGATCAACCGCGGCTGCCAGCGCGCGGCGCGCACCGGCGCCGAACGCCTCGACCAGACGGTGCTCGACGGTGTGAAGAACGACGCCGCGGCGGAGAACGCCCGCCGCGAACTCGACGCCGCACTCACCGCGCGCCGCATCACCAGCCACAACACCAGCACGACCACCCGCAGTCCAGCCGCGGCAACCGCGTCGTGA
- a CDS encoding LysR family transcriptional regulator: MQHSELYLAGAIPPELRPALTGTRPWKLLAAFVHLRDYPTLRATAATLAISPKTLARYIRRLERELGQQLVHRPIGPHPITTLTDEGQALATSIATVLARTPDLAPEALR; encoded by the coding sequence ATGCAGCACAGCGAACTCTACCTGGCCGGGGCGATCCCGCCTGAGCTTCGGCCCGCGCTCACCGGCACCCGCCCCTGGAAGCTCCTGGCCGCATTCGTTCACCTCCGTGACTACCCGACTCTTCGCGCAACAGCCGCCACACTCGCGATCAGCCCGAAAACCCTTGCCCGCTACATTCGTCGGCTTGAGCGGGAACTCGGCCAGCAGCTCGTGCACCGCCCCATCGGTCCGCACCCAATTACAACCCTCACCGACGAAGGTCAGGCACTGGCCACCAGTATCGCCACTGTCCTCGCCCGAACACCGGACCTGGCGCCGGAGGCACTTCGGTGA
- a CDS encoding sensor histidine kinase produces the protein MAVDDDRLVGREQARSRAMWVLAVAGAVSVLATVVLALLEPGMSAVPFALGIPFSYFMIGMFVWWRAPQHLVARRMLATSTLVAVLVLDATVERTVERLGGAAEEVLPRWALISMPIGDAVFGLVVVMVIGLIALLPDGRYRFAYERVALRVLWLLPPLYALNRLPGLPKLFPFPWGNWLLLLGPVLLVVRYVRLPRAERRKVRWLLGVAALVAGAILTPLIVMRLLPVNEITVRVLGPLAVAAAAAGLVVIGVRYRMLGADLGIRWTTRYGLLWLIFGLSGLVAVAFVSDWVRSALPLAVAVVVLAGAYSVRISVELAARLSLIQRQSGELAASRTRIVQAQDTERRRIERNLHDGIQQELVALVAKLRLTRNKLPSGADQAQVILTEVQDDVYRVIDELREFVHGIHPPELTDQGLVAAVRSRARRVPIPVTVVAEPPVDAARYAIDVEESAYFLVSEALTNVLKHAHASRATIRLALVGGFLVIEITDDGIGKPGGFREGSGLIGLRDRVGATGGSLEVTGSPDGGTTVRAQLPAREVTTNAEA, from the coding sequence GTGGCAGTAGACGACGATCGATTGGTGGGGCGCGAGCAGGCCCGGTCACGGGCAATGTGGGTACTGGCGGTGGCGGGCGCGGTGAGCGTACTCGCGACAGTCGTCCTGGCGCTGCTCGAGCCGGGAATGTCGGCCGTGCCGTTCGCGCTCGGGATACCGTTTTCATATTTTATGATCGGGATGTTCGTGTGGTGGCGGGCGCCTCAGCATCTGGTTGCCCGCCGCATGCTCGCCACCAGCACGCTAGTGGCGGTACTTGTACTCGACGCGACCGTCGAGCGCACGGTGGAGCGGCTGGGAGGGGCTGCGGAAGAGGTCTTGCCGCGGTGGGCGTTGATCAGCATGCCGATCGGCGACGCCGTGTTCGGTCTTGTCGTTGTCATGGTCATTGGCCTGATCGCGTTGTTGCCGGACGGCCGGTATCGGTTCGCCTACGAGCGAGTGGCGCTGCGGGTGCTATGGCTGTTACCGCCGTTGTATGCGCTGAATCGCTTACCCGGGCTACCGAAGCTTTTCCCCTTCCCGTGGGGGAATTGGCTTTTGCTGCTGGGACCGGTGCTGTTGGTCGTGCGGTACGTTCGGCTTCCCAGGGCCGAGCGTCGCAAGGTGCGTTGGCTGCTGGGTGTGGCGGCGCTAGTGGCCGGGGCGATCCTGACGCCGTTGATCGTGATGCGGTTGCTCCCCGTCAACGAGATCACCGTCCGGGTGCTGGGGCCGCTGGCTGTCGCGGCGGCCGCGGCCGGGTTGGTGGTGATCGGAGTCCGTTACCGCATGCTGGGCGCCGATCTCGGGATCCGGTGGACGACCCGGTACGGTTTGCTCTGGTTGATCTTCGGGCTCTCGGGTCTGGTCGCCGTCGCGTTTGTCAGTGACTGGGTGAGATCTGCTCTACCGCTCGCGGTGGCTGTGGTGGTACTCGCCGGCGCATACTCTGTTCGGATCTCGGTCGAACTGGCCGCCCGCCTCAGCCTGATCCAGCGCCAATCAGGTGAATTAGCTGCCTCGCGGACCCGCATTGTGCAGGCGCAAGACACCGAGCGGCGCCGCATCGAGCGCAATCTTCACGACGGGATTCAGCAAGAACTCGTCGCCCTGGTCGCCAAGCTTCGGCTGACTCGCAACAAACTCCCGTCTGGGGCAGACCAGGCCCAAGTAATACTTACCGAGGTACAAGACGATGTATACCGTGTGATCGACGAGTTGCGGGAGTTCGTCCACGGCATTCATCCGCCTGAACTTACCGACCAAGGCTTGGTTGCCGCAGTGCGATCCCGTGCCCGGCGTGTACCGATCCCGGTTACCGTCGTCGCCGAGCCTCCGGTGGACGCCGCGCGGTACGCCATCGACGTCGAGGAATCGGCGTACTTCCTCGTCTCCGAGGCGCTAACCAATGTCCTCAAGCATGCTCACGCCTCGCGGGCGACCATCCGGCTCGCGCTGGTTGGCGGGTTTCTGGTCATCGAGATCACCGATGACGGAATCGGCAAGCCCGGCGGCTTCCGCGAGGGTTCTGGGTTGATCGGGCTTCGCGACCGCGTCGGCGCCACCGGCGGGAGTCTCGAGGTCACCGGTAGTCCCGATGGAGGCACCACCGTGCGGGCCCAACTACCAGCTCGGGAGGTCACCACTAATGCCGAAGCGTGA
- a CDS encoding response regulator transcription factor has product MPKREHLRVLIADDHYLIREGTRRLLEDSGQITVLATVGTADELLTAVEHEQPDAVIADIRMPPEHQTEGITAAHTIRSRHPDIGVVVLSQHANEHYAFALFQHGTPGLAYLLKERIGDLDELIRALHEVAEGRSVIDPRIVEVLLHSHRAADSPLAQLSPRELDVLRLMAQGKNNRAIAETLTLSESTIEKHVNSTFAKLGLAEQPELHYRVTAVLTYLHHE; this is encoded by the coding sequence ATGCCGAAGCGTGAGCACCTGCGGGTTCTGATCGCCGACGACCACTACCTGATCCGGGAAGGCACGCGCAGGCTCCTCGAAGACTCCGGACAGATCACGGTTCTAGCCACTGTCGGTACCGCCGACGAACTCCTTACGGCCGTGGAACACGAACAACCGGACGCAGTTATCGCCGACATCCGCATGCCTCCCGAGCACCAGACAGAGGGCATCACCGCGGCCCACACCATCCGCAGCCGCCACCCGGATATCGGCGTGGTCGTGCTGTCGCAGCACGCCAACGAGCACTACGCCTTCGCGTTGTTCCAACACGGAACACCGGGACTGGCCTACCTGCTCAAGGAACGCATCGGCGACCTCGACGAACTTATCCGCGCCCTCCACGAGGTGGCCGAAGGCCGATCCGTAATCGATCCGCGCATCGTTGAAGTACTGCTGCACAGCCACCGTGCCGCTGACTCACCCCTCGCCCAGCTCTCTCCCCGCGAGCTCGACGTTCTGCGGCTAATGGCCCAGGGCAAGAACAATCGTGCGATCGCAGAAACTCTGACCCTGTCCGAATCCACTATCGAAAAACACGTCAACTCCACCTTTGCCAAACTCGGCCTGGCCGAACAGCCCGAACTCCATTACCGCGTCACCGCCGTGCTGACCTATCTCCACCACGAATAA
- a CDS encoding GNAT family N-acetyltransferase translates to MTQTYSHRYRLHGTLCETCRLIEARDQAERRLSEWAHLDTAIQYPPDAAPQQGLVLVARPPGADSLTGHIELRLDGALTGTATITCCTSCRSATLDYVQVSSGYRRLGYGRTLVAVARARMPGYTWTAPLPEGGIAQAFRARLPYPRAAPACIHQRDRSAG, encoded by the coding sequence ATGACCCAGACCTACAGCCACCGGTACCGCCTGCACGGCACCCTCTGCGAAACCTGCCGCCTCATCGAAGCCCGCGACCAGGCCGAACGACGCCTGTCCGAATGGGCTCACCTCGACACCGCGATCCAGTACCCGCCCGACGCCGCGCCGCAGCAGGGACTCGTGCTGGTCGCGCGGCCACCCGGCGCCGACAGCCTCACCGGACACATCGAACTGCGCCTCGACGGCGCCCTTACCGGCACCGCCACCATCACTTGCTGCACCTCCTGCCGGAGTGCCACGCTCGACTATGTCCAGGTCTCCTCCGGATACCGCCGGCTCGGCTACGGTCGCACCCTCGTCGCGGTCGCCCGCGCGCGCATGCCCGGCTACACCTGGACCGCGCCACTGCCGGAGGGCGGCATCGCCCAGGCCTTCCGCGCGCGTCTGCCGTACCCACGAGCAGCACCAGCGTGCATTCACCAGCGGGACCGCAGCGCCGGCTGA
- a CDS encoding DNA polymerase Y family protein, translating into MSMNDAPRLLVLWCPDWPVVAAGAAAGTPLLAPAAVFSGNRVVACSAAARRSGVGRGMRRRDAQSRCAGLVVHQHDPDRDARVFEPVAAAVEQHAVGVEVVRPGVVAVPVGGAAGYFGGEEALAERLLDEVSANAGVECQIGIADGLFAATLAARRAVFVAAGGSAQFLSPLPITELDQPGDERGELVGLLTRLGLRTLGAFAAIAERDVAGRFGRDAILAHRLARGLSQRPPLRRALPPELDVIQEFETPLKRIDEAAFIAKTLGERFFAGLARHGMACTRLAIVAVTESGEERLRVWRCAEPLTARATADRVRWQCEGWLTANPEDRPSSGIIRLRLMPEELVGGEALQLQLGAMGRDADAAERAGRAMVRIQGLLGPEAVLTPLLDGGRSPAERVRLIPWGDPRAAVTADAPWPGQLPAPSPATGPRRAVPAVVHGAPGTRSDAPCVGS; encoded by the coding sequence ATGAGCATGAACGACGCGCCGCGGCTGCTGGTGCTGTGGTGCCCTGACTGGCCGGTTGTCGCTGCCGGTGCCGCCGCGGGAACACCGTTGCTGGCACCTGCTGCGGTGTTTTCGGGGAACCGGGTTGTGGCGTGCTCCGCAGCCGCGCGCCGCAGCGGGGTGGGGCGCGGGATGCGCCGCCGCGACGCCCAGTCGCGGTGCGCGGGCCTGGTGGTGCACCAGCACGATCCGGATCGCGATGCCCGGGTGTTCGAGCCGGTCGCCGCCGCGGTGGAGCAGCACGCGGTGGGCGTCGAAGTCGTTCGTCCTGGGGTCGTCGCGGTCCCGGTCGGCGGGGCGGCCGGATACTTCGGCGGCGAAGAGGCTCTGGCAGAGCGGCTGCTGGACGAGGTGTCCGCGAACGCCGGCGTGGAGTGTCAGATCGGGATCGCCGACGGGCTGTTCGCAGCGACCCTCGCCGCTCGCCGGGCTGTTTTCGTCGCCGCAGGCGGCTCCGCGCAGTTCCTGTCGCCGCTGCCGATCACCGAGCTGGATCAGCCGGGGGACGAGCGCGGCGAACTCGTCGGGTTGCTGACGCGGCTGGGGCTGCGGACGCTGGGCGCGTTCGCCGCGATCGCGGAGCGGGACGTCGCCGGCCGCTTCGGGCGCGATGCGATCCTCGCGCACCGGCTCGCCCGCGGCTTGTCGCAGCGGCCACCGCTGCGCCGCGCCCTGCCGCCGGAGCTGGACGTAATCCAAGAGTTCGAGACGCCTCTGAAGCGGATTGACGAGGCCGCGTTCATCGCGAAAACGCTGGGCGAGCGCTTCTTCGCCGGACTGGCCCGCCACGGGATGGCGTGCACGCGGCTGGCGATCGTGGCAGTGACCGAGTCGGGTGAGGAACGGCTACGGGTGTGGCGGTGCGCGGAACCGCTCACCGCCCGCGCGACCGCGGACCGGGTGCGCTGGCAGTGCGAAGGCTGGCTCACGGCGAACCCGGAGGACCGGCCGAGCTCCGGGATCATCCGGCTGCGGCTGATGCCGGAGGAACTGGTCGGCGGTGAGGCACTGCAGCTGCAGCTGGGCGCGATGGGTCGCGACGCCGACGCCGCCGAGCGCGCCGGCCGGGCGATGGTGCGCATCCAGGGGCTGCTCGGGCCCGAGGCGGTGCTCACTCCGCTGCTGGACGGCGGCCGGAGTCCAGCCGAGCGGGTTCGTCTGATCCCGTGGGGCGATCCCCGGGCCGCGGTGACCGCGGATGCGCCGTGGCCGGGCCAGCTGCCGGCACCGTCCCCGGCGACGGGCCCGCGCCGCGCAGTCCCGGCGGTCGTTCACGGCGCGCCGGGCACGAGGTCGGATGCACCATGCGTGGGGAGCTGA
- a CDS encoding site-specific integrase: MITEVSGLTGEPQRAIDEIRLPRWGRVVAAEGSVPWVVVGPDDVVVAPIREFLTEFVAMGRSPGSVRSYAYDLLRWWRWLLVAGIEWNRATEAEPRDFVLWLRQAVKPRRSSRTTSAELVGTVNPITRKQYLGDGYQPRTVRHSNAVVRAFYEYWIDRGEGPVVNPVPRDPRGGRSNAHHNPLQPFRAEGRIRYNPKVPKRRPRELPEALWRDVFGALRSNRDRALLATAVSNGARAAELLGVRAVDLDWGDQLVRVVRKGSGAEQWLPTSAEAFVWIRLYLADLGEPLAPDSRLWWTLRRRDQGRGLSRQPLNYEALRAVFRRVNGALGTNWTMHDLRHTAALRMSRDENLSLKDVQVILGHAHLSTTADVYVVEDEAQIVRRVGRHLTDRTLPAAAAPVAVGYDAADLDILLGGLR, from the coding sequence GTGATCACGGAGGTGAGCGGATTGACTGGCGAGCCGCAGCGGGCCATCGATGAGATTCGGCTGCCGCGATGGGGCCGCGTCGTTGCAGCGGAAGGCTCGGTCCCATGGGTGGTCGTCGGCCCCGACGATGTCGTCGTCGCGCCGATCCGGGAGTTCTTGACCGAGTTCGTCGCGATGGGCCGAAGTCCTGGCTCGGTGCGTAGTTACGCCTACGACCTGCTGCGGTGGTGGCGTTGGTTGCTGGTTGCCGGAATCGAGTGGAACCGCGCCACCGAGGCGGAACCCCGGGACTTCGTCTTGTGGCTGCGGCAGGCGGTGAAGCCCCGCCGGTCGAGCCGGACGACGTCGGCCGAGTTGGTCGGCACGGTCAACCCGATCACGCGCAAGCAGTACCTCGGCGACGGTTACCAGCCGCGGACGGTCCGGCACTCGAACGCTGTAGTCCGCGCCTTTTACGAGTACTGGATCGATCGTGGCGAGGGTCCTGTGGTCAACCCGGTGCCGCGGGATCCGCGTGGAGGCCGCAGCAACGCTCACCACAACCCGTTGCAGCCGTTCCGGGCCGAGGGCCGGATCCGCTACAACCCTAAGGTCCCGAAGCGCCGACCACGGGAGCTGCCGGAAGCGTTGTGGCGCGACGTGTTCGGAGCGCTTCGGTCCAATCGAGACCGTGCGCTGCTGGCGACGGCGGTGAGCAATGGCGCCCGGGCCGCGGAACTCCTTGGTGTGCGCGCGGTCGACTTGGACTGGGGTGATCAGCTGGTGCGGGTGGTGCGCAAGGGCAGCGGCGCCGAGCAGTGGCTTCCGACTAGCGCGGAGGCGTTCGTGTGGATCAGGCTCTACCTGGCCGATCTCGGAGAGCCGCTGGCGCCGGACTCACGGCTGTGGTGGACGTTGCGGCGGCGCGATCAGGGCCGGGGCTTGAGTCGGCAGCCGTTGAACTATGAGGCGCTGCGGGCGGTGTTCCGGCGCGTCAACGGTGCCCTCGGAACGAACTGGACCATGCACGACCTGCGGCACACGGCGGCGCTGCGGATGTCGCGCGATGAGAACCTCTCTTTGAAGGATGTGCAGGTCATCCTCGGGCATGCGCACTTGTCGACGACAGCGGACGTGTATGTCGTCGAGGACGAAGCTCAGATCGTCCGGCGTGTCGGCCGTCACCTCACGGACCGAACGCTCCCGGCAGCAGCGGCGCCGGTCGCGGTGGGGTACGACGCCGCGGATCTCGACATCCTGCTGGGAGGGCTTCGATGA